Proteins encoded by one window of Streptomyces sp. NBC_01477:
- a CDS encoding FMN reductase — protein MTKRLVVITAGLGRPSSTRLLADRLAAATRRQVTDSNVDNPGAFDDVEVRVIELRDLANDIAQNMVTGFPGPQLRDAVDATTSADGLIAVTPVFTGSYSGLFKSFFDIVDKGALAGTPVLIAATGGTARHSLVLEHAMRPLFSYLRAVVMPTAVYAATEDWGAAGDDTLATRIERAAAELAAQIADRPVSRPEPEETFIPFDRQLAALTPKG, from the coding sequence ATGACCAAGCGCCTTGTCGTGATCACCGCGGGCCTCGGCCGGCCCTCCTCGACCCGGCTGCTCGCCGACCGCCTGGCCGCCGCGACGCGGCGGCAGGTCACGGACAGCAATGTCGACAATCCCGGCGCGTTCGACGATGTCGAGGTCAGGGTCATCGAGCTGCGCGACCTCGCCAACGACATCGCCCAGAACATGGTCACCGGCTTCCCCGGCCCGCAGCTGCGCGACGCCGTCGACGCCACCACCTCCGCCGACGGCCTGATCGCGGTCACCCCGGTCTTCACCGGCTCCTACAGCGGCCTGTTCAAGTCCTTCTTCGACATTGTCGACAAAGGCGCTCTGGCGGGCACTCCGGTCCTGATCGCGGCAACCGGCGGCACCGCCCGCCACTCCCTGGTCCTGGAACACGCCATGCGCCCGCTCTTCAGCTACCTCAGGGCGGTCGTCATGCCGACAGCGGTGTACGCGGCGACCGAGGACTGGGGCGCCGCGGGCGACGACACCCTTGCGACGCGCATCGAGCGCGCCGCCGCCGAACTCGCCGCTCAGATCGCGGACCGCCCAGTGTCCCGCCCGGAGCCGGAGGAAACGTTCATTCCGTTCGACCGGCAACTCGCGGCCCTGACCCCGAAAGGGTGA
- a CDS encoding MFS transporter, with amino-acid sequence MARSSSETSASGRAGAPGRPPGQDDFSEPPAHRWWVLCVIGLAQLMVVLDATIVNIALPSAQQALGFSNGDRQWVITAYALAFGSLLLFGGRLADLVGRKRIFLIGLVGFALASAIGGAAPSFEILVMARALQGAFGAVLAPAALSLLTTTFTDSKERAKAFGIYGAIAGAGAAVGLLLGGILTEYLDWRWCLYVNMLFAVIAFLGGMRLLRSGTSPGRAHLDIPGTLLVSGGLFCIVYGFSNAQRHQWGATSTWGFLLAGVVLLVAFVWWQRRAQHPLLPMRVVADRDRGASFIAMFLSGAGMFGVFLFLTYYLQRTLLYSPIKTGLAFLPMVALLVITSVTTTNVLVPKFGAKPIVPTGMLLAGGAMAWMTALDGNSTYVAHVMPPLLLLGLGLGLIFATAMNLATAGVEPNDAGVASAMVNTSQQVGGSVGTSLLNTLATSAAAHYLSGRRPTPAAAGQAQLHSYSTAYWWSAGFFAFGFVVTFLLFRPGPPRVAETAPDESPSPAAL; translated from the coding sequence ATGGCCCGAAGCTCCTCCGAGACATCAGCCTCCGGCCGGGCCGGCGCACCCGGTCGGCCGCCCGGACAGGACGACTTCTCCGAACCTCCCGCGCACCGCTGGTGGGTGCTGTGCGTGATCGGGCTTGCGCAGCTGATGGTCGTACTGGACGCGACCATCGTGAACATCGCGCTGCCCTCCGCCCAGCAGGCCCTGGGCTTCAGCAACGGCGACCGCCAGTGGGTCATCACCGCATATGCGCTGGCTTTCGGTTCACTGCTGCTGTTCGGCGGTCGGCTCGCCGACCTCGTCGGCCGCAAGAGGATCTTCCTGATCGGCCTGGTCGGCTTCGCCCTGGCGTCGGCGATCGGCGGCGCGGCGCCGAGCTTCGAGATCCTGGTGATGGCCCGCGCCCTGCAAGGCGCCTTCGGCGCCGTCCTCGCCCCCGCTGCGCTGTCACTGCTGACCACGACGTTCACCGACTCCAAGGAACGTGCCAAGGCCTTCGGTATCTACGGCGCCATCGCCGGCGCCGGCGCCGCGGTCGGACTGCTGCTCGGCGGCATCCTCACCGAATACCTCGACTGGCGCTGGTGCCTGTACGTCAACATGCTCTTCGCCGTCATCGCCTTCCTCGGGGGTATGCGGCTGCTGCGCTCCGGCACCTCGCCCGGGCGCGCACACCTGGACATCCCCGGCACGCTCCTCGTCTCCGGCGGCCTCTTCTGCATCGTCTACGGCTTCTCCAACGCCCAGCGGCACCAGTGGGGCGCCACCAGTACGTGGGGCTTCCTGCTGGCCGGGGTGGTCCTGCTGGTGGCCTTCGTGTGGTGGCAGCGGCGTGCCCAGCACCCCCTGCTGCCGATGCGGGTGGTCGCCGACCGGGACCGCGGTGCGTCGTTCATCGCGATGTTCCTGTCCGGCGCGGGCATGTTCGGTGTGTTCCTCTTCCTGACGTATTACCTGCAGCGCACGCTGCTGTACTCGCCGATCAAGACCGGCCTCGCCTTCCTGCCCATGGTGGCGCTGCTGGTGATCACATCGGTGACGACGACCAATGTGCTGGTGCCGAAATTCGGCGCCAAACCGATCGTGCCCACCGGCATGCTGCTGGCCGGCGGCGCCATGGCGTGGATGACCGCGCTGGACGGCAACAGCACCTATGTGGCGCACGTGATGCCGCCGCTGCTCCTGCTGGGCCTGGGCCTCGGTCTGATCTTCGCCACGGCAATGAACCTCGCCACCGCAGGTGTCGAGCCGAACGACGCCGGCGTCGCCTCGGCCATGGTGAACACCAGCCAACAGGTCGGCGGCTCCGTCGGCACCTCACTGCTCAACACCCTTGCCACGAGCGCGGCCGCCCACTACCTGTCCGGCCGCCGCCCGACGCCGGCCGCGGCGGGGCAGGCGCAACTGCACAGCTATTCCACCGCCTATTGGTGGTCGGCCGGGTTCTTCGCCTTCGGCTTCGTGGTCACCTTCCTGCTGTTCCGGCCGGGACCGCCGCGAGTCGCCGAGACCGCGCCGGACGAGAGCCCTTCCCCGGCCGCTTTGTGA
- a CDS encoding ABC transporter ATP-binding protein encodes MTADATGAAPTAVAELDAASVRRYTTGQVILDDINWTVRAGQHWALLGANGAGKTTVLRLIGALMHPTTGTVDVLGHRLGRVDMRELRAHIGLVSSAQKVPLDATARTVVLTGHTGTVQPLWRKYDSEVRDRADALLAELEIKDLAERAYGVCSGGQRARILVARALMADPSLLLLDEPFNALDLPSREDLIDALHRLATTRTALATITVTHHLEELSPAIGHVLLLKEGRVLTSGPAEQVLTGTWMTRCFGRPIEVSRHEGRWLARSGRVRPPAQ; translated from the coding sequence ATGACAGCCGATGCGACAGGTGCCGCGCCGACCGCGGTCGCCGAACTGGACGCCGCGAGTGTGCGCCGCTACACCACTGGCCAGGTCATCCTCGACGACATCAACTGGACCGTGCGGGCGGGCCAGCACTGGGCGCTGCTCGGCGCGAACGGCGCGGGAAAGACCACGGTCCTGCGCCTGATCGGCGCCCTGATGCACCCGACCACCGGCACGGTCGACGTTCTCGGCCATCGCCTGGGCCGAGTCGACATGCGCGAACTGCGCGCGCACATCGGCCTGGTCTCCTCCGCACAGAAGGTCCCGCTCGACGCGACGGCGCGCACTGTCGTCCTCACGGGTCACACCGGCACCGTGCAGCCGCTGTGGCGGAAGTACGACAGCGAGGTGCGCGACCGCGCGGACGCGCTCCTCGCGGAGTTGGAGATCAAGGACCTTGCCGAGCGTGCCTACGGCGTCTGCTCCGGCGGTCAGCGGGCCCGCATCCTGGTGGCGCGGGCACTGATGGCCGACCCCTCGCTGCTGCTGCTCGACGAGCCGTTCAACGCTCTCGACCTCCCCTCGCGCGAGGACCTGATCGACGCCCTGCACCGCCTCGCGACGACCAGGACGGCACTGGCCACCATCACCGTCACCCACCACCTGGAGGAGCTGTCACCGGCGATCGGCCACGTCCTGCTGCTCAAGGAGGGCCGGGTCCTGACCTCGGGCCCCGCGGAGCAGGTGCTCACCGGTACGTGGATGACGCGGTGCTTCGGCCGGCCGATCGAGGTGAGCCGGCACGAGGGCCGGTGGCTGGCACGTTCCGGACGCGTACGGCCGCCAGCGCAGTGA
- a CDS encoding MarR family winged helix-turn-helix transcriptional regulator — protein MNTMTWLTEDEQTTWRAFVHATTLLEDHLDRQLQRDAGMPHMYYALLSTLSETPGRKMRMTELAEQAKITRSRLSHAVARLEGNGWVRRENCPTDRRGQVCVLTDAGYAELVRTAPGHVAAVRAAIFDRITPEQSRRLGEISRIIAEGLHQPDGADVPWLR, from the coding sequence ATGAACACCATGACATGGCTGACCGAAGACGAGCAGACGACCTGGCGGGCGTTCGTGCACGCCACAACGCTGCTCGAAGACCATCTCGACCGTCAGCTGCAGCGTGACGCCGGTATGCCGCACATGTACTACGCGCTGCTCAGCACACTGTCCGAGACACCCGGCCGCAAGATGCGGATGACCGAACTCGCCGAACAGGCAAAGATCACCCGGTCCCGGCTGTCGCACGCCGTCGCACGACTTGAGGGCAACGGCTGGGTGCGGCGGGAGAACTGCCCCACCGACCGGCGCGGCCAAGTGTGCGTACTGACCGACGCGGGCTATGCGGAGCTGGTGCGCACCGCGCCCGGCCATGTCGCCGCCGTACGTGCCGCGATCTTCGACCGGATCACCCCCGAGCAGAGCCGGCGGCTCGGGGAGATCTCGCGGATCATCGCCGAGGGCCTGCACCAGCCGGACGGCGCGGACGTGCCCTGGCTGCGCTGA
- a CDS encoding TetR/AcrR family transcriptional regulator, with amino-acid sequence MDTAAPQRAVRLRADATRNRERIVAAAREAIVELGPDVPLDEVARRAGVGNATLYRHFSDRTELIRQVTLSVMARTVKRAEDALVQEPDAFAALSRFVFEAADERIGAVCPLLSDVFDRQDPAVVSQVEQMQRSIGAIMERAQGAGQLRTDIAVGDLMVAVTQLTRPLPGTCCAGFDRFVHRHLQLFLDGLRAPARSVLAGNAATLEDLQARQS; translated from the coding sequence ATGGACACCGCCGCTCCGCAGCGCGCCGTGCGACTGCGCGCGGACGCCACCCGGAACCGGGAGCGCATCGTCGCCGCGGCCCGTGAGGCGATCGTCGAACTCGGCCCCGACGTCCCGCTCGACGAAGTGGCGCGCAGGGCGGGCGTGGGTAATGCCACGCTCTACCGGCACTTCAGCGACCGTACGGAACTGATCCGTCAGGTCACTTTGTCAGTGATGGCCCGTACAGTGAAACGAGCCGAGGACGCACTGGTGCAGGAGCCGGACGCGTTCGCCGCGCTCAGCCGTTTCGTCTTCGAGGCGGCGGATGAGCGGATCGGCGCCGTGTGCCCTCTGCTCTCCGACGTTTTCGACCGCCAGGACCCCGCGGTCGTCAGCCAGGTCGAACAGATGCAACGATCGATCGGCGCCATCATGGAACGCGCTCAGGGCGCGGGCCAGCTGCGCACCGACATCGCCGTCGGTGACCTGATGGTGGCCGTGACCCAGCTCACCCGGCCGCTTCCGGGCACCTGCTGCGCGGGCTTCGACCGTTTCGTCCACCGTCACCTGCAACTGTTCCTCGACGGCCTGCGCGCGCCCGCGCGCTCGGTGCTCGCCGGGAATGCCGCGACCCTGGAGGATCTGCAAGCCCGTCAGTCATAA
- a CDS encoding MFS transporter, with the protein MPETRLPDPKRWTALSFIAIAQLMVVLDATVVNIALPSAQADLGISDGNKQWVITAYTLAFGGLLLFGGRVSDLWGRRNTFIVGLLGFAAASAVGGAAVNTSMLLGARALQGVFGALLAPAALSLLAVMFTDAKERAKAFGIYGAIAGAGAAVGLILGGVLTQALNWRWALFVNILFAVVAVIGAITVIREPAEGHNRNRLDIPGVILASTGLVSLVYGFSRAETDGWTASVTLGLFVASAVLLVAFVVVEGRVKAPLLPLRVVTDRNRGGVYLSLGLAIIGMFGLFLFLTYYLQQVMGYSAIKSGFAFLPMVGGMVVGSTQIGTRLMLRVRPRLLMAPGFLVAAVGMLILAQIKVDSSYAAVLLPGLILMGLGMGTAFMPAMSLATHGVRPEDAGVASAMVNTSQQVGGSIGTALLNTLATSASATWVSSHLTSKADLKQQLFINQAAVHGYSVAIYWATGILALASVLAFVLVDAGVQSGPERVDGDTSVEDFAIPVIAH; encoded by the coding sequence ATGCCTGAAACACGTCTGCCGGATCCGAAGCGCTGGACAGCGCTGAGTTTCATCGCGATAGCCCAGTTGATGGTCGTGCTCGACGCGACCGTCGTGAACATTGCACTGCCGTCCGCCCAGGCCGACCTCGGGATCTCCGACGGCAACAAGCAGTGGGTCATCACCGCTTACACCCTTGCCTTCGGTGGCCTGCTGCTCTTCGGCGGCCGGGTGTCCGACCTGTGGGGACGCAGGAACACCTTCATCGTCGGCCTGCTCGGTTTCGCCGCCGCCTCCGCAGTAGGCGGCGCAGCGGTCAATACCTCCATGCTGCTGGGCGCCCGCGCCCTCCAGGGCGTCTTCGGAGCCCTCCTCGCGCCTGCCGCGCTGTCGCTGCTCGCGGTGATGTTCACCGACGCCAAGGAGCGCGCCAAGGCCTTCGGTATCTACGGCGCCATCGCCGGCGCCGGCGCCGCCGTCGGCCTGATCCTCGGGGGCGTGCTCACCCAGGCGCTGAACTGGCGCTGGGCGCTTTTCGTGAACATCCTCTTCGCCGTCGTCGCCGTCATCGGTGCGATCACGGTCATCCGCGAGCCCGCCGAGGGCCACAATCGCAACCGCCTGGACATCCCCGGCGTGATCCTGGCCAGCACCGGCCTCGTCTCCCTCGTGTACGGCTTCAGTCGCGCCGAGACCGACGGCTGGACGGCCAGCGTCACCCTCGGCCTGTTCGTGGCCTCCGCGGTCCTGCTGGTGGCTTTCGTGGTCGTCGAGGGCCGTGTCAAGGCGCCGCTGCTGCCGCTGCGCGTCGTGACCGACCGCAATCGCGGCGGTGTCTACCTGTCGCTGGGCCTGGCCATCATCGGCATGTTCGGCCTGTTCCTGTTCCTGACCTACTACCTGCAGCAGGTGATGGGCTACTCGGCGATCAAGTCGGGCTTCGCCTTCCTGCCCATGGTCGGCGGCATGGTCGTGGGCTCCACCCAGATCGGCACCCGGCTGATGCTGCGGGTCCGCCCGCGGCTGCTGATGGCTCCCGGCTTCCTGGTCGCCGCCGTCGGCATGCTCATCCTGGCGCAGATCAAGGTGGACTCGTCCTACGCGGCGGTGCTGCTCCCGGGCCTGATCCTGATGGGCCTCGGCATGGGCACGGCTTTCATGCCGGCGATGAGCCTGGCCACCCACGGGGTGCGGCCGGAGGACGCCGGTGTCGCCTCCGCCATGGTCAACACCTCGCAGCAGGTCGGCGGTTCCATCGGCACCGCCCTGCTGAACACGCTGGCCACCAGCGCGTCGGCGACGTGGGTGTCCTCGCACCTCACCTCGAAGGCCGACCTCAAGCAGCAGCTGTTCATCAACCAGGCCGCGGTGCACGGCTACTCCGTCGCCATCTACTGGGCGACGGGAATCCTGGCGCTCGCCTCGGTGCTCGCCTTCGTCCTGGTCGACGCCGGTGTCCAGAGCGGCCCGGAGCGCGTCGACGGCGACACCTCGGTCGAGGACTTCGCGATCCCGGTCATCGCACACTGA
- a CDS encoding dioxygenase family protein has translation MTAAAPERMPALYLSHGAPPLADDPLWPGQLAAWAAGLPRPKAVLIISAHWEDAPLAIGATTTVPLVYDFWGFPEHYYRVAYPAPGAPALAESVRKLLRRAGSPVQDVPDRGLDHGAYVPLVEMFPNADIPVLQVSMPTLDPAGLLDIGRRLAPLRDEGVLIVGSGFFTHNLAALRHAGPQPPTWSAEFDDWGQRALDAQDIDALLDFEHTSPAGRLAHPRTEHFAPLFVTLGAAESDLGRQRSIIDGFWMGLAKRSVQLG, from the coding sequence ATGACCGCAGCTGCCCCGGAGCGCATGCCCGCGCTCTACCTCTCGCACGGCGCCCCGCCGCTCGCGGACGATCCCCTGTGGCCGGGTCAACTCGCCGCATGGGCGGCCGGACTGCCGCGGCCCAAGGCAGTGCTGATCATCTCGGCGCACTGGGAGGACGCCCCGCTGGCGATCGGCGCCACGACGACGGTGCCGCTGGTGTACGACTTCTGGGGCTTTCCCGAGCACTACTACCGGGTGGCGTATCCGGCGCCCGGCGCACCCGCGCTGGCCGAGAGCGTACGCAAGTTGCTGCGCCGGGCCGGCAGCCCGGTGCAGGACGTACCGGACCGCGGTCTCGACCACGGGGCGTACGTACCGCTGGTGGAGATGTTCCCCAACGCCGACATCCCGGTGCTGCAGGTGTCGATGCCGACTCTGGACCCGGCCGGGCTGCTCGACATCGGCCGCCGCCTCGCGCCGCTGCGCGACGAGGGCGTGCTGATCGTCGGCAGCGGCTTCTTCACCCACAATCTCGCCGCTCTGCGTCATGCGGGTCCGCAGCCGCCGACATGGTCGGCGGAATTCGACGACTGGGGGCAGCGGGCACTGGACGCGCAGGACATCGACGCGCTGCTGGATTTCGAGCACACCTCGCCCGCCGGGCGGCTGGCGCACCCGCGAACCGAGCACTTCGCCCCGCTGTTCGTTACGCTCGGCGCCGCCGAGTCCGATCTCGGCAGGCAGCGCAGCATCATCGACGGATTCTGGATGGGGCTCGCGAAGCGCTCCGTCCAACTCGGCTGA
- a CDS encoding GNAT family N-acetyltransferase, translating to MPERTDVQVRAGAEKDLAALTDIYNHYIRETPITFDVTPFTPEERRPWLLSHPEDGPHRLLVARSAGDGRILGYATSSPFRPKAAYATSVETSVYLAPDAGGRGIGTRLYTALFEALADQDVHRAYAGVTLPNEASIRIHRRFGFQQIGVYEEVGRKFGTYHDVAWLEKRLS from the coding sequence ATGCCGGAGCGTACGGACGTCCAGGTCAGAGCAGGTGCGGAGAAGGATCTGGCGGCGCTCACCGACATTTACAACCACTACATCCGTGAGACCCCGATCACTTTCGACGTCACCCCGTTCACCCCCGAGGAGCGCCGCCCCTGGTTGCTCTCCCACCCGGAAGACGGCCCACACCGCCTCTTGGTTGCCCGGTCGGCCGGCGACGGGCGCATTCTGGGCTACGCCACCAGCAGTCCGTTCCGCCCCAAGGCGGCCTATGCGACGTCCGTGGAGACCAGCGTCTATCTCGCACCGGACGCGGGCGGGCGCGGTATCGGCACCCGGCTCTACACGGCACTGTTCGAGGCACTGGCCGACCAGGACGTGCACCGTGCATACGCGGGCGTGACGCTGCCGAACGAGGCGTCGATACGCATCCACCGCCGTTTCGGCTTCCAGCAGATCGGCGTGTACGAGGAGGTCGGCAGGAAGTTCGGCACCTACCACGATGTGGCGTGGCTGGAGAAACGGCTGAGCTGA
- a CDS encoding sigma-70 family RNA polymerase sigma factor encodes MATRAVARRHAGGTSSVRAAGGEVADRDLVGMYLDEIARTPLLDAAREVELSRDIEAGVYAERILAADPDLPAGAGGDIGREELEALVAAGERAKDIFIRSNLRLVVAVARRYPRSGLPLLDLIQEGNAGLVRAVEKFDYAKGFKFSTYATWWIRQAITRSIADQSRTIRLPVHLVEELGRIRRVQREFNREHGRDAEPAEIATELASTPERVSDVLDWARDPVSLNMSVDAEGETEFGDLVEDGAAPSPEDSVLVMLRREELDGLIDRLDDRTASIIRARYGIVDGRERTLTEVGKEHGLTRERIRQIEKHALADLKRMARATGLDYEAA; translated from the coding sequence ATGGCAACCCGTGCCGTCGCCCGTCGTCACGCAGGCGGGACCAGCAGCGTTCGCGCCGCAGGCGGGGAAGTAGCCGACCGCGACCTCGTCGGCATGTACCTGGACGAGATCGCGCGTACGCCGCTGCTCGACGCCGCCCGCGAGGTGGAGCTGTCCCGTGACATCGAAGCAGGCGTGTACGCCGAGCGCATCCTCGCCGCCGACCCGGACCTGCCCGCAGGTGCGGGTGGCGACATCGGGCGCGAAGAGCTCGAGGCCCTGGTGGCCGCAGGTGAGCGCGCCAAGGACATCTTCATCCGTTCCAACCTGCGGCTCGTCGTGGCCGTGGCCCGCCGGTATCCGCGCAGCGGCCTGCCGCTGCTCGATCTGATCCAGGAGGGGAACGCCGGCCTGGTCCGCGCCGTCGAGAAGTTCGACTACGCCAAGGGCTTCAAGTTCTCCACCTACGCGACCTGGTGGATCCGCCAGGCCATCACCCGGTCCATTGCGGACCAGTCCCGCACCATCAGGCTGCCGGTGCACCTGGTCGAGGAACTGGGCCGGATCCGCCGTGTGCAGCGGGAATTCAACCGCGAGCACGGCCGTGACGCCGAGCCCGCCGAGATCGCCACCGAGCTGGCCTCCACGCCGGAGCGGGTTTCGGACGTTCTGGACTGGGCACGTGACCCGGTATCGTTGAATATGTCCGTGGACGCCGAGGGAGAGACCGAATTCGGCGACCTGGTCGAGGACGGCGCCGCGCCGTCGCCCGAGGACTCGGTGCTGGTGATGCTGCGCCGCGAGGAGCTGGACGGCCTGATCGACCGGCTCGACGACCGCACCGCATCCATCATCCGCGCCCGCTACGGCATCGTGGACGGCCGCGAGCGCACCCTCACCGAGGTCGGCAAGGAACACGGCCTCACCCGTGAGCGCATCCGGCAGATCGAGAAGCACGCCCTCGCCGACCTCAAGCGGATGGCCCGCGCGACCGGCCTGGACTACGAAGCCGCCTGA
- a CDS encoding VIT1/CCC1 transporter family protein produces MTDDSVGAAEGGGSGPHPDEPHHAGLSTRLNWLRAAVLGANDGIVSTAGLVVGVAGATDSRAALLTAGLAGLMAGSLSMAAGEYVSVSTQRDSEQAALALEREELATTPQAELDELTGLLEERGISHDLAREVAEQMTARDALGAHARVELGIDPDELANPWHAAWASFISFTVGALLPLLAIVLPPRDWRLGVTVLSVLAALSACGWISARLGNAPVRPAVLRNMAGGAIAMAVTYAVGALLGAAGV; encoded by the coding sequence ATGACTGACGACAGCGTCGGCGCCGCGGAAGGGGGCGGCTCCGGGCCGCATCCGGACGAGCCGCACCACGCAGGACTGAGCACCCGGCTGAACTGGCTGCGCGCCGCCGTCCTCGGCGCCAACGACGGCATCGTCTCCACCGCCGGCCTGGTCGTGGGCGTCGCGGGCGCCACCGACTCGCGAGCCGCTCTTCTGACCGCGGGGCTGGCCGGCCTGATGGCGGGGTCGCTGTCGATGGCGGCGGGCGAGTACGTGTCGGTGAGCACCCAGCGGGACTCCGAGCAGGCCGCACTCGCTCTGGAACGCGAAGAGCTCGCCACCACCCCGCAGGCCGAGCTGGATGAACTCACCGGCCTGCTGGAAGAGCGCGGCATCAGCCACGACCTCGCCCGTGAGGTCGCCGAGCAAATGACCGCCCGCGACGCGCTCGGCGCCCACGCCCGCGTCGAACTCGGCATCGACCCCGACGAACTCGCCAACCCCTGGCACGCCGCCTGGGCCAGCTTCATCTCCTTCACCGTCGGCGCGCTGCTGCCGTTGCTGGCGATCGTGCTGCCGCCGCGGGACTGGCGACTCGGGGTCACGGTGCTGTCAGTGCTGGCCGCCCTGAGTGCATGCGGCTGGATCAGCGCCCGCCTGGGCAACGCTCCCGTACGCCCCGCCGTCCTGCGCAACATGGCCGGCGGCGCAATCGCTATGGCCGTCACCTACGCGGTGGGTGCGTTGCTCGGCGCGGCCGGCGTCTGA
- a CDS encoding PLP-dependent cysteine synthase family protein, with the protein MHASEPRPQAFPPPAQAEEADVDRSDLAYRRWLSEAVGKVQADANRSADTHLLSVPLPADWGIDLYLKDESTHPTGSLKHRLARSLFLYALCNGWIRPGRPVIEASSGSTAVSEAYFARLIGVPFVAVMARGTVQAKVDLIEFHGGSCHLVDSPGEVYGAATRLAAETGGHYMDQFTYAERATDWRGNNNIAESIFRQLEAERHPVPTWIVATAGTGGTSATVARYVRYAQATTGICVADPENSAFFPGWRDHDPTATTDTGSRIEGIGRQRVEPSFVPGAIDRMMRVPDAASIAGVRVLERLLGRRAGASTGTGLWAAFRIIAEMRTRGEQGSVVGLLCDPGERYLEKYYADEWLAAQGIDIGPYVARVERFLVTGSLAPVSPPHID; encoded by the coding sequence ATGCACGCATCAGAACCGAGACCGCAGGCCTTTCCTCCACCCGCTCAGGCGGAGGAGGCGGACGTCGACCGAAGCGACCTCGCGTACCGCCGCTGGTTGAGCGAGGCCGTGGGGAAGGTCCAGGCGGACGCGAACCGGTCCGCCGATACCCATTTGCTGTCCGTGCCGCTTCCGGCGGACTGGGGCATCGACCTCTATCTGAAGGACGAGTCGACCCATCCGACCGGGTCGCTGAAGCACCGCTTGGCCCGTTCGCTGTTCCTGTACGCCCTGTGCAACGGCTGGATCCGCCCGGGGCGGCCGGTGATCGAGGCGTCCAGCGGGTCGACGGCAGTGTCGGAGGCCTATTTCGCCCGGCTGATCGGTGTCCCCTTTGTGGCCGTGATGGCCCGCGGGACCGTACAGGCGAAGGTGGACCTGATCGAGTTCCACGGTGGCAGCTGCCACCTGGTGGACAGCCCGGGCGAGGTGTACGGGGCGGCGACCCGGCTGGCCGCGGAGACGGGCGGCCACTACATGGACCAGTTCACGTACGCGGAGCGAGCGACGGACTGGCGCGGCAACAACAACATCGCCGAGTCGATCTTCCGGCAGCTAGAGGCGGAACGTCATCCGGTGCCGACCTGGATCGTGGCGACCGCAGGGACCGGGGGCACGTCGGCGACCGTCGCCCGGTATGTACGCTATGCGCAGGCGACCACCGGCATCTGCGTGGCGGATCCGGAGAATTCGGCGTTCTTCCCGGGCTGGCGCGATCACGACCCGACGGCCACCACCGATACGGGCTCCCGGATCGAAGGGATCGGCCGGCAGCGCGTGGAGCCGAGTTTCGTGCCGGGCGCCATCGACCGCATGATGCGGGTCCCGGATGCGGCGTCAATCGCGGGCGTGCGGGTGCTTGAACGGCTGCTCGGCCGCCGCGCGGGCGCGTCCACCGGCACCGGCTTGTGGGCAGCGTTCCGCATCATCGCCGAGATGCGCACGCGCGGCGAGCAGGGCAGCGTGGTCGGGCTGCTGTGCGATCCGGGTGAGCGGTATCTGGAGAAGTACTACGCGGACGAGTGGCTCGCGGCCCAGGGGATCGACATCGGACCTTACGTGGCACGCGTCGAACGCTTTCTCGTCACCGGATCGCTTGCCCCGGTGAGCCCGCCGCACATCGACTGA
- a CDS encoding large conductance mechanosensitive channel protein MscL: MSDAGKPSLLAGFKEFVMRGNVIDLAVAVVIGAAFSNVVNSVVNGTINPLVGAFGTKDLAGYSSCLKGPCVVNDKGEATSGIHILWGSVVSATLTFLITAAVVYFLMVLPMARYLARRAARQQPVEVTETIAEAEVEEITLLRDIRDALVAPRSGGTA; the protein is encoded by the coding sequence ATGAGCGACGCGGGCAAGCCCAGCCTGCTGGCAGGCTTCAAGGAATTCGTCATGCGGGGGAACGTGATCGACCTGGCGGTCGCGGTCGTCATCGGAGCCGCGTTCAGCAACGTCGTGAACTCCGTCGTCAACGGGACCATCAACCCGCTGGTCGGTGCCTTCGGTACGAAGGACCTCGCTGGCTATTCGTCCTGTCTCAAGGGTCCGTGCGTGGTCAACGACAAGGGCGAGGCAACCAGCGGTATCCACATCCTGTGGGGTTCGGTGGTGAGCGCGACGCTCACCTTCCTGATCACCGCCGCGGTCGTGTACTTCCTCATGGTGCTTCCGATGGCCCGCTATCTGGCGCGCAGGGCCGCCCGGCAGCAGCCCGTGGAAGTCACGGAGACGATCGCGGAGGCGGAGGTGGAGGAGATCACGCTGCTCCGCGACATCCGCGACGCATTGGTGGCTCCCCGGTCCGGTGGCACGGCCTGA